A window from Ornithorhynchus anatinus isolate Pmale09 chromosome X4, mOrnAna1.pri.v4, whole genome shotgun sequence encodes these proteins:
- the LOC103168734 gene encoding ectonucleoside triphosphate diphosphohydrolase 8-like, whose protein sequence is MGRSRKSLALGILLTAAIGSGIVALILVIVEARDVYLPPETKYGMVFDAGSSHTSLFVYQWPAGKENDTGIVSQALACAVEGPGISYYREEPARAGESLRDCMQEALGLIPDHLHRGTPTFLGATAGMRLLSQQNSSQADQLFEEISKTLRQFPVDFRGAQLLTGNEEGSFGWITINYLLESLVKYSFAGRWMLPTAAELVGALDLGGASTQITFRPQRPGGDPGTQEDFRLYGDNYTVYTHSYLCYGRDQALKMLQAHLVQASRSRRVDHPCYPSGFQETLLLEGLYNSSCTRRPDRYNPRSEILLSGTGDPEACFSAVRTLFNFSSCGGREDCAFNGVYQPAVYGKFYAFSAFYYTFNFLNLTQGQSLSVTNATIWEFCKKRWDELETSYPDQKKRLPNYCPTAVYILTLLLDGYKFTDESWSTISFRKQAADADIGWSLGYMLNLTNMIPSEKPAWSRAQNRDVWIAAVSFLVLAVSLTVAALAVQYFCRPA, encoded by the exons ATGGGACGCTCTCGGAAGAGCCTGGCCCTCGGGATTCTCCTCACTGCTGCCATTGGCTCAGGAATCGTTGCCCTGATCCTTGTCATTGTGGAAGCCAGAGACGTGTACCTGCCCCCGGAGACCAAG TACGGGATGGTGTTTGACGCCGGCTCCTCGCACACGTCTCTCTTCGTCTACCAGTGGCCGGCGGGCAAGGAGAACGACACGGGCATCGTCAGCCAGGCCCTGGCCTGCGCCGTGGAAG gccctgggattTCTTATTACAGGGAAGAGCCCGCACGGGCCGGAGAGAGCCTGAGAGACTGCATGCAAGAGGCCCTGGGGCTCATCCCCGACCACCTCCACCGGGGGACCCCCACCTTTCTGGGGGCTACGGCGGGCATGAGGCTGCTGAG CCAGCAGAACAGCTCCCAGGCAGACCAGCTGTTCGAGGAAATCTCCAAGACACTGAGGCAGTTCCCGGTGGATTTCCGGGGCGCCCAGCTCCTGACGGGGAACGAGGAGGGCTCCTTCGGCTGGATCACCATCAACTACCTGCTGGAGTCTCTGGTCAAG TATTCCTTCGCAGGGAGGTGGATGCTTCCGACGGCGGCGGAGCTAGTGGGGGCCCTCGATCTGGGAGGGGCGTCGACGCAGATCACCTTCCGGCCTCAGAGGCCCGGCGGGGACCCCGGCACCCAGGAGGACTTCCGCCTCTACGGGGACAACTATACCGTCTACACTCACAGCTACCTCTGCTACGGGCGAGACCAGGCCTTGAAGATGCTCCAGGCTCACCTGGTGCAG GCCAGTAGGTCCAGAAGGGTGGACCACCCGTGCTATCCCAGTGGCTTCCAAGAGACCCTCCTCCTGGAAGGTCTCTACAACTCCTCCTGCACCAGACGCCCGGACCGCTATAACCCCCGAAGCGAAATCCTCCTCAGCGGAACGGGGGACCCCGAGGCCTGCTTCTCCGCCGTCCGAACCCTCTTCAATTTCTCCTCCTGTGGGGGACGCGAGGACTGTGCCTTCAACGGCGTCTACCAGCCCGCGGTGTACGGCAAATTCTAC GCATTTTCAGCTTTCTATTACACCTTCAATTTCCTGAATCTGACCCAGGGCCAGTCCCTGAGCGTCACGAATGCCACCATCTGGGAATTCTGCAAGAAGAGGTGGGACGAG TTGGAGACCAGTTACCCAGACCAGAAGAAACGGCTGCCTAATTATTGCCCCACGGCCGTCTACATTCTAACCCTGCTGTTGGATGGATACAAGTTCACCGATGAATCCTGGTCCACCATTAGCTTCAGAAAACAG GCCGCGGACGCCGACATCGGCTGGAGCCTGGGCTACATGCTGAACCTCACCAACATGATCCCCTCCGAAAAGCCAGCCTGGAGCCGGGCCCAAAACCGCGACGTCTGGATCGCGGCCGTCTCCTTCCTCGTGTTGGCCGTCTCGCTGACCGTCGCGGCTCTCGCCGTTCAGTATTTCTGCCGTCCCGCTTAG
- the NOXA1 gene encoding LOW QUALITY PROTEIN: NADPH oxidase activator 1 (The sequence of the model RefSeq protein was modified relative to this genomic sequence to represent the inferred CDS: deleted 1 base in 1 codon), with the protein MVSRDLLKSWHEAVEAVDEKNWESALKIFSAVAEPPSKIDFNVGCLRLSSGNPEGALKAFDRAVAKDSCLAVGFFQRGSGSSPDGEICEALSDCRMALEQLRDNRFIDYNQLGLRYTLYAWEVSPHTDTSLLSLPCCRFQVVYNTAAAQARLGLWPEARRSLEGAGGRRPEGRPPALDVAVERVRKRLFLDPLQIPPGEVFRPRKRYVEQLRSMDFLGKPKVISSIVPNDGYTGFEPLRPRVRTEPPGGFPATSASDENSFQWALRDSTGSPPPSLPPRFLLTKRPNPRPTESIRYVACTVLSVSEPHSSSTELPPGPGLTQGPFAAGEMSHGPGRPIQLQVRCAFTLALDVSRDITVSNLRALLREKLLQRTEEMQLSYRHRGSQESVLVSEGEGLEEMWQRAADGKLNLWCQDPPDGGSRSALRRTAARHGFRAPNPEDLEFSKGDTLDVLSEVNAERSLRRRLWNLPQVFRRSDLPRNPTPNLRRSGFGGDPPAGDHRVGPAGVPTIPANAADPRISEGAELAERTP; encoded by the exons ATGGTCTCCAGAGACCTCCTGAAGAGCTGGCATGAAGCGGTGGAGGCGGTGGACGAGAAGAACTGGGAGTCCGCCCTGAAGATCTTCTCCGCCGTCGCAGAGCCCCCTTCCAAGATCGATTTCAACGTCGGCTGCCTCCGTCTCTCGAGCGGAAACCCCGAGGGCGCCTTGAAG GCTTTCGACAGGGCGGTGGCTAAGGATTCGTGCCTGGCGGTTGGTTTTTTCCAGAGAGGGAGTGGTTCATCTCCAGATGGAGAA ATTTGC GAAGCCCTGTCTGACTGCCGGATGGCCTTGGAGCAGCTGAGAGACAACCGTTTCATTGATTATAATCAACTGGGCCTGAGGTACACGCTGTACGCCTGGGAGGTGAGTCCGCACACGGATAC ctccctcctttctcttccctgctgCCGTTTTCAGGTGGTCTACAATACCGCGGCTGCTCAGGCCCGGCTGGGGCTGTGGCCCGAAGCCCGGAGGAGTTTGGAaggagccgggggccggaggccggaaGGGAGACCCCCGGCCCTCGATGTCGCCGTGGAGCGGGTGCGG aaacGACTCTTCCTCGACCCCTTGCAAATCCCCCCCGGCGAAGTCTTCAGGCCCCGGAAGAGATACGTAGAGCAACTCCGGTCGATGGATTTCCTGGGGAAACCCAAG gtcATTTCTTCCATCGTCCCCAATGACGGATACACCGGATTCgagcccctccggccccgggtaAGGACCG AACCCCCCGGGGGTTTCCccgccacctctgcatcagacgaGAACTCCTTCCAATGGGCTTTAAGGGACTCGACGggctcgccccctccttccttacctccgcGATTTCTCCTTACGAAGCGGCCC aacccgcgacctacCGAGTCGATCCGCTACGTCGCGTGTACTGTGCTGAGCGTTTCCGAGCCCCACTCTTCATCCACTGAGTTGCCTCCTGGGCCTGGTCTGACGCAGGGCCCGTTCGCCGCGGGAGAGATGTCCCATGGCCCAGGGAGGCCCATCCAACTTCAGGTGCGCTGTGCCTTCACACTGGCTCTGGATGTCAGTCGGGACataaccgtgtccaacctccgCGCTCTGCTGAGAGAAAAACTCCTCCAACGGACAGAAGAGATGCAACTGAG TTACCGTCACCGGGGTAGCCAAGAGTCCGTCTTGGTGTCGGAAGGAGAGGGGCTCGAGGAGATGTGGCAGCGGGCTGCAGACGGGAAGCTGAATCTCTGGTGCCAG gaTCCACCAGACGGCGGCAGCCGCTCCGCCCTCCGTCGGACGGCGGCTCGGCACGGCTTTCGCGCCCCGAACCCAGAGGATTTGGAGTTCAGCAAGGGGGACACCCTAGACGTCCTCTCTGAAG TGAACGCTGAGCGGTCACTGCGGAGGCGCCTGTGGAATCTTCCCCAAGTGTTTCGCCGCTCGGATCTTCCCAGAAACCCCACCCCGAACCTCAGGAGAAGCGGCTTCGGAGGAGACCCTCCCGCGGGAGACCACCGGGTAGGGCCTGCCGGGGTCCCAACCATCCCGGCCAACGCGGCCGATCCCCGGATATCTGAGGGAGCAGAGTTGGCGGAACGTACTCCCTAG